From one Lycium ferocissimum isolate CSIRO_LF1 chromosome 7, AGI_CSIRO_Lferr_CH_V1, whole genome shotgun sequence genomic stretch:
- the LOC132062263 gene encoding large ribosomal subunit protein bL9c, translating to MADNLREKCDKKLRKIILKEDITQLGKKGELLDVKAGFFRNYLLPLGKASIVTPALIKEMKMEEDRIEAEKQRVKEEAAQLARIFETVGAFKVKRKGGKGKQIFGSVTAQDLVDIIKAQIQRDVDKKIVTLPEIRETGEYVAELKLHPEVTARVRLTVFAN from the exons atggcagATAATCTGAGAGAAAAATGTGATAAGAAACtaagaaag ATAATATTGAAGGAGGATATTACACAGTTGGGAAAAAAAGGGGAGCTTTTGGATGTTAAAGCTGGATTCTTTAGGAATTATTTGCTACCATTGGGCAAGGCTTCAATTGTGACACCTGCACTTATCAA GGAAATGAAGATGGAGGAGGATAGAATTGAGGCTGAGAAACAACGG GTGAAAGAAGAGGCAGCACAACTTGCTCGAATTTTTGAAACTGTTGGAGCCTTCAAGGTGAAGCGTAAGGGTGGGAAAGGAAAGCAAATCTTTGGAAG TGTCACTGCTCAGGATCTCGTTGATATTATAAAAGCACAGATACAGAG GGATGTGGACAAGAAAATTGTCACTCTGCCTGAGATTCGAGAAACCGGAGAATATGTTGCTGAACTGAAGCTGCATCCAGAAGTTACAGCTCGAGTAAGGTTGACAGTGTTCGCCAATTGA